From the Suncus etruscus isolate mSunEtr1 chromosome 19, mSunEtr1.pri.cur, whole genome shotgun sequence genome, one window contains:
- the LOC125997139 gene encoding LOW QUALITY PROTEIN: protein ELYS-like (The sequence of the model RefSeq protein was modified relative to this genomic sequence to represent the inferred CDS: inserted 5 bases in 3 codons; substituted 1 base at 1 genomic stop codon): MTELTAKVSSGLRPFSEVTLQALGQDEATGEYGLQGKLAPEINGLACLTCGPQLEIINTLTGQRASAYRFRSVNGEPAIILAVKEFLWHKRKGLLVGLEDXEGSILCLYDFSLSKVLKAVAISGRVTAIEPVSNQGGPTAGTETLHPSLQGLFGVAAVATDVGQILLFDLSLDDLPYKQTGLNTSLLQLMTGIPVEIPHLREHARQRGCHLGFELVGPSGTAISTLAYINRTNQLAVGFADGYIALWSMKSMTEEYYTQLKGGRTPICAITFQEPENDPRNFCYLWAVQSTQDSQGDIPSVHLLKLGFRDKKCLTSGQSLYEGLYGCAERYTLDLTEGIIPLTGQTNTKFLGCQTIEKFPSLCDREEGLNEALSPETSVSIFTWQVSTSEQEKPSVYLGIFDINSWYSAQFPAALESGEYLHNCSYFALWSLDSVVSRFFPHDILHILVHERSLSRGIPPSHPPPEEFFHPRCLNFDATCLMNSGVVHINCTGFQKKNLMFSSVLGQSLNSVIPDHYKQCLQADMSPNFLDNPSSNLSQQDQLEALWSAVDQTNFLALMSRCIKQWASEHPHSATKLCFVLEWTWNKVNVTNEELDRLCAPLFDGSCHIIDPLTIQSIHCCYLLLCHLHAVLNCLLAEAKSMTEKGILSLNNKRMLTQITCQYIQVVLWFCRFELLPEGFHDAMHLRSLCYNYPVIQEYXSCRQKCESFSRGEMNPDYLIIDGLVSHLGNRIENLWKNDEGSTGKYPPPNLHAVLDIYLLDNIPEANKHAVTIYLLLDILSCFPNKEDSVIESFLKLFAISYSQLKLIKGLWYIDHKNYERALELLLDPATVEPLPWQHTIILQAFISHGEHRIALTYIHTMKPTMSTDGDVCLHLTILIYNRCVVEALSLLRQHSSSLNRKDLLKHTYDMCQKMGLLEDFLKLPLTDTEEDCLKRIVQTSNNVQNHNFLLPHHLHHANYIPALKLNQTLQMNSMNDHDPLMEVRPRVRNFILAQCGKGVPRVEQKVTVERAKPYSSSTTIVQEAATPKVLSAFPEPTLKRTVWSRSVFINKVLSDLETVGTNSKPNIGISLYTSPRIKETSPVVSSLPISDASVGTPISQASQKLSKQLNMADYPVRQPSQCMRVFLQSPTKSPLDLSSYLMPVNSCVKRSWDQITKAKELHCLETPLVAKKAKILATTVNASAFAKSSPQSILKSCRPSTLASPSLSPGPSLVPLQLKETTISLREEGITAPCTIGVAYDNKTNIYVTTPPRSILKKPDSLKTQKKVSFSLDHXENENQELHVRLQDTSSHYLEKSDVSKGNSSASTIMDQTSTEYQDAVSPKDFKSMFTPLKTXSSSTELIADVTEKGQDGNSNMVESEGSPPKMPRLSDTGNTEDILLSSLTAQQAKVPMSDTPRKRGRPRNINADDVAPTAHEEERSPKRRKDLSIQRRSTRNTSATTKNTHAGERASEKSVSVPEEELETVLSPK; the protein is encoded by the exons ATGACAGAGTTAACTGCAAAAGTAAGTAGTGGGCTTCGGCCTTTCTCAGAAGTGACTCTTCAGGCCCTGGGCCAAGATGAAGCTACGGGAGAATATGGGCTTCAAGGAAAACTGGCTCCAGAAATCAATGGACTCGCTTGCTTGACTTGTGGTCCACAACTGGAGATCATAAACACTTTGACAGGACAGAGGGCATCGGCATATAGATTCCGGAGTGTGAACGGGGAACCTGCTATCATTCTAGCTGTCAAGGAATTCTTGTGGCACAAGAGAAAAGGTTTGCTCGTTGGACTGGAAG ACGAAGGGAGCATCCTGTGTCTTTATGACTTCAGTCTTTCCAAAGTGCTGAAAGCAGTGGCGATTTCAGGAAGAGTAACAGCTATTGAACCTGTAAGTAATCAGGGAGGACCTACTGCAGGCACTGAGACTTTACACCCCAGTTTGCAAGGGCTCTTTGGTGTGGCTGCAGTGGCCACAGATGTTGGACAGATCCTGCTGTTTGACCTATCTCTGGATGACCTGCCGTACAAACAGACTGGACTAAATACATCGCTTCTTCAACTCATGACTGGTATTCCAGTGGAAATACCACACCTTAGAGAACATGCTAGGCAAAGAGGGTGCCATCTGGGTTTCGAGCTAGTAGGCCCATCAGGAACAGCCATTTCAACTCTGGCTTACATAAATCGCACAAACCAACTCGCGGTCGGCTTTGCTGATGGCTACATCGCACTCTGGAGTATGAAAAGCATGACAGAAGAGTATTACACACAGTTGAAAGGAGGAAGAACACCCATATGTGCTATTACTTTTCAAGAACCCGAGAATGATCCTAGGAATTTCTGCTATTTGTGGGCTGTTCAGTCCACACAGGACAGTCAAGGGGACATACCAAGTGTGCATCTACTTAAGTTAGGCTTTCGTGATAAAAAATGTTTGACATCAGGACAAAGCTTATATGAGGGGTTGTACGGCTGTGCAGAAAGGTACACACTGGACCTTACAGAAGGCATCATTCCTTTGACAGGACAGACTAACACCAAATTCTTAGGGTGTCAGACTATAGAAAAATTTCCATCTCTGTGTGATAGGGAAGAAGGCCTGAATGAagctctgtctcctgaaactagTGTTTCCATCTTTACCTGGCAAGTGAGTACATCTGAACAGGAAAAGCCTTCTGTATATTTGGGGATATTTGATATCAACAGTTGGTATAGTGCACAATTTCCTGCTGCACTAGAATCGGGTGAATATCTACATAATTGCTCTTATTTTGCTCTGTGGTCCCTGGATTCTGTAGTAAGTAGGTTTTTTCCACATGACATCTTGCATATCTTAGTGCATGAGAGGAGTTTAAGTCGAGGAATTCCTCCTTCCCATCCACCTCCTGAGGAGTTTTTTCATCCAAGATGTCTTAATTTTGATGCTACTTGTTTGATGAACTCAGGAGTGGTTCACATCAATTGCACTGGCTTTCAGAAAAAGAATCTGATGTTTTCAAGTGTATTGGGGCAATCTCTCAACAGTGTCATTCCTGATCATTATAAGCAATGTCTTCAGGCTGACATGTCACCAAACTTTCTTGATAATCCATCTTCAAATTTAAGTCAGCAAGACCAATTAGAAGCTTTATGGTCTGCAGTAGACCAAACAAATTTCCTCGCACTTATGTCTAGATGCATAAAACAATGGGCATCAGAACACCCACATTCGGCCACTAAGTTGTGCTTTGTTCTAGAATGGACATGGAATAAAGTGAATGTCACCAATGAAGAATTGGACAGACTGTGTGCGCCGTTATTTGATGGCTCATGCCATATCATTGATCCACTGACTATACAGTCTATCCATTGTTGTTATTTGCTTCTGTGCCACCTTCATGCAGTTCTTAATTGTTTGTTAGCAGAGGCCAAAAGCATGACTGAGAAAGGCATATTGAGCCTGAACAATAAACGTATGCTGACTCAAATCACATGTCAGTACATACAAGTGGTTCTGTGGTTCTGTCGTTTTGAGCTTCTACCAGAGGGCTTCCATGATGCTATGCATTTAAGAAGTTTATGCTATAACTACCCTGTAATTCAGGAGTA CAGTTGTCGACAGAAGTGTGAGAGTTTTTCAAGGGGGGAAATGAATCCTGATTACCTGATCATTGATGGACTGGTTTCTCACCTAGGAAATAGGATTGAGAATTTGTGGAAAAACGATGAAGGAAGCACTGGAAAATATCCTCCTCCAAATCTGCATGCAGTGCTTGACATATACTTACTTGATAATATTCCAGAAGCAAACAAACATGCAGTTACCATCTATTTGCTGCTAGATATTCTGTCTTGTTTTCCAAACAAAGAGGATTCTGtcattgaatcatttcttaagcTTTTTGCCATTTCTTATAGCCAACTGAAACTGATTAAAGGATTGTGGTATATAGACCATAAAAATTATGAGAGGGCTTTGGAACTTCTGCTTGACCCAGCCACAGTCGAACCTTTGCCATGGCAACATACAATAATTCTTCAAGCTTTCATAAGTCATGGTGAGCACAGAATCGCCCTCACATATATCCATACCATGAAGCCAACGATGTCCACAGATGGTGATGTTTGCCTTCACCTCACCATTTTGATCTATAATAGGTGTGTGGTTGAGGCCTTAAGTTTGCTGCGGCAACATTCTAGTAGTTTAAACAGAAAAGACTTATTAAAGCACACTTACGACATGTGCCAGAAAATGGGCCTTCTGGAGGATTTTCTAAAGCTACCTCTGACAGACACTGAAGAGGACTGTTTGAAAAGAATTGTGCAAACCAGTAACAATGTTCAGAACCATAACTTCCTTTTACCTCACCACTTACATCATGCCAATTACATCCCTGCCTTGAAGCTGAACCAAACTCTGCAGATGAATAGCATGAATGATCACGATCCTCTTATGGAAGTGAGACCTCGGGTTCGAAATTTCATATTAGCCCAATGTGGGAAAGGGGTTCCTAGAGTTGAGCAAAAAGTAACAGTTGAAAGAGCTAAGCCATATAGTAGTTCAACAACCATTGTTCAAGAAGCTGCTACACCCAAAGTGTTATCAGCATTCCCAGAGCCAACTTTAAAGAGAACTGTGTGGTCAAGATCTGTTttcataaataaagttttgtCTGACTTGGAGACAGTTGGCACAAACAGTAAACCTAACATTGGCATTTCTCTTTACACCAGTCctagaataaaagaaacttctccTGTAGTATCTTCTCTCCCAATATCTGATGCTTCTGTTGGAACCCCAATTTCACAAGCTTCACAAAAATTATCTAAACAGCTGAATATGGCTGATTATCCTGTACGTCAGCCTTCTCAATGTATGAGGGTTTTTCTGCAGAGCCCCACCAAATCTCCTTTGGACCTTTCATCTTATTTAATGCCAGTAAATTCATGTGTCAAAAGATCTTGGGACCAAATTACCAAGGCTAAGGAATTACATTGCCTTGAAACTCCTCTTGTGGCTAAGAAAGCTAAAATTTTGGCCACAACAGTTAATGCTTCTGCATTTGCCAAATCTAGTCCTCAATCCATTTTAAAGTCTTGTCGTCCGTCAACTTTAGCATCACCCTCTTTGTCTCCTGGACCTTCTCTTGTTCCTTTACAACTGAAGGAAACTACAATTTCATTGAGGGAAGAGGGCATAACTGCACCATGTACAATTGGAGTTGCCTATGACaacaaaactaatatatatgttACTACACCACCACGTTCAATTCTAAAAAAACCTGACTCACTGAAGACCCAAAAGAAGGTATCTTTTTCCTTAGaccattaagaaaatgaaaatcaagaatTGCATGTAAGGCTACAGGATACATCCTCACATTACTTGGAGAAATCAGATGTGAGCAAAGGAAACAGCAGTGCTTCAACCATAATGGACCAGACTTCCACGGAATATCAGGATGCAGTATCACCCAAAGACTTCAAAAGTATGTTTACACCCTTGAAAAC GAGCTCTTCTACTGAACTAATTGCTGATGTAACAGAAAAAGGGCAAGATGGTAATAGTAATATGGTTGAGTCTGAAGGAAGTCCTCCTAAAATGCCACGACTTTCTGATACTGGGAATACCGAAGATATTTTGCTGTCATCCCTGACAGCACAACAGGCAAAAGTCCCCATGTCTGACACACCTAGGAAACGTGGTAGACCAAGAAACATAAATGCTGATGATGTAGCACCCACAGCTCATGAGGAGGAGAGAAGTCCCAAAAGGAGAAAAGATCTTAGCATTCAAAGGAGATCTACAAGAAACACCTCAGCTACAACGAAAAATACTCATGCTGGAGAACGAGCTTCAGAGAAGTCAGTTTCAGTTCCAGAAGAGGAACTTGAGACAGTGTTGAGCCCCAAGTAA